The segment GTCAAGGGTCCCTTCATAGATACCTGTTTCGTCCCCACCGTCTCTTGGAATCCTGGTCACTTTTATATCGGTGTTGTCAGAAAAAGCTATAACGTGAAGACGAGAATAAACGGGCCCAATAGCAGCCCATGAAACGGAGGCCTGAAGAGGGATATAGAACTCCTTTCCAAGTCCCAAACCATCGCGGTCAATCCCTCGAACCATGTAAAAAGAAACGTAGTCTGTGCCGAAGCTTATCCATTCGGTTTGGGAAACAGATATGTCCTTGTCCGCGTGGATGTAAAGTGGCCTGCCCCCCGTAGGTAATGGAACTGCAAATCCCTTAATTTCCCCTCTTTTCTCACAGAATACGTGCCAGATCGTATCTGTCGGATCACCCAGCCGGGTAACGGTCACCCGTGTTTCGTCTTCCCAGGGAACGAATTGAATATCCTGGGGGGTAGTTCCCCACATATGTTGGTAGGTCATGAAGTCCCGGCCAGTGAAAGTTCCGTTGAACGCAGGTACGTACATCCCGTTAACGCCGCAGGCGGTCATAGTTGATACAGGACGTGTGGCCTCTACTGAGTAAACTATGGGAGGAACATCTCCCCCCTCACTCAAGTAGTACTCGGCACTGTCAAGATCACCCTCCCAGATAACCACCTGGTTTTCCATATTCCGGACAACCACATGGGTATTATCATTATAGGCAAAAACAACCAGGATCGCCTCAAGATCTGGGCTAAAAGTTGACTTCGGACCTACGGACAACAACTTCGTACTGAGCGGGCGACTATTCTGATCCACCGCATACCAGCAGCCTAACCCTCTACCAAAAGGGTCACCGCTGAGAACCGAGAATTCTTTGCTGCCCAGAACCTCATATACTCCCCACGGTATGTCCTTGACAAGGACATATTCTTCGTTCATGAGAACGCCGGACCAAACTGAGTCGCCAGCGTCATTAAGAATCTCACAGTAGTTAATGTCTGAGTAAGAAAATATCACGATATCCCCAAAGGTATAGGCGTAGGTGGCAAAGGTATCTTCACTTTGAGCGGTATATCCCCATTGGGATACCTGGGGATTTGAAACCATCCCCAGGAGACTAAAGATGATAAAAAAGCACATCATCCCTCCTTGGTTTTGTTTATTGAAAATACTACGAGTTAATTGAGGATTGTCAAGCCTTGGACTAGTAGATTATGACCCTGCGTATGACGCGCTGGCTCTCCACTATCCGGGCGGAGAGGAAGTAAACGCCCGGTTGAAAATGCGAGACGTCAATCAGGGTCCGAGGACCGTCAAAAACCTCTTTATAGATACTGCATCCCAGGACGTCGAAAAGCTCCAGGTGAACCTCCCCCCCAAACGAATAGTTGAGCGCCACGAAAAGCACGTCGTGCGCAGGCTGCGGATAGACCTCCAGGCAATCTGCAAAAGTGGTGTCGCTTCCTTGAACATCTTCGTCAAAGACCTGCTCACTTGCCTCACTAACCCCAACCCACTCCTCGGAGGTAACCTCCCCTCCATCACCCCCTGAGATGTTAAGCATCGCCAAAAGGATCAAAAATTTCATCTCTACCTCCATACCCTTTTCATATACTAAGATAAGCAATAATCGTGCCAAGCCCTCCTGAAAAATAAGTTCAACAGATACTTGACTTATCGAAAAAGAGGATGTTACGATGTAGCACAGAATGTCACAGAATTACATAAAAAGATAATTCCTTCCTCGTTGACATAGACTTTCTTGCGACTAGAATCTCCCAATGGAGAAAGGATTCTTCGCCGACCTGGGCAGGATGCGGTATAAGCCAGCCTGGAATTTCCAGCTGAAGCTGTGGCAGATGCGTGCCGATGAGCAGATTCCCAACACCTTGATCTTTGTGGAGCATGAGCACGTGATAACCAGAGGCAAGTCGGCTGATGATAAGAATCTGCTGTATTCAGAGGAGGAGTTGGCAAAGCGTGGAGTTGATCTTCATTCAGTAGAACGCGGCGGCGACTTTACCTATCACGGCCCGGGTCAGCTTGTTGGATACCCTATTTTTCACATAAAAAAGGGCCTAGCCGGTATCCGGCCATTGGTGAGGAATGTTGAGAACGCCGTATCCCAGGCGATGGAGACGTTCGGGATCACCTCAAAGGGCTCGATGGAGATACCTGAGAAGTATCCGGTGGGCGTCTGGGTTGGCTGTGAGAAGCTGGCGGCGATCGGCATCGCGGTGAAGAAATGGGTTTCATTCCACGGATTTGCATTAAACGTATCCACCGATCTGGATATGTTTAAATTGATTATACCTTGCGGATTGACCAATAAAGTGGTCACCTCGATGGAGAAGATTTTAGGGCAAAAACCGGGCTTTAAAAGGGTCAAAAACGAGGTAAAAAAAGCGTTTTCCGAGACCTTCGAGATCGAATTTGAGGAAAGGAAGATGGAGGATTTTGCATGATGCGCAAACCAGACTGGCTCAGGGTGAAGCTGCCAGGCCATGGCGAGTACAGGGATGTTGATAAGATATTGAAAGATCTGGACTTACACACCGTTTGCCGCTCGGCGCGCTGCCCCAACATCGCCGACTGCTGGGGGAAAAGAACGGTAACGATTATGATCTTAGGGGATGTGTGTACCAGATCCTGCAGGTTCTGCGCGGTAACCCCAGGTAATCCAGGGGGTTATGTAGACGAAACCGAGCCTGGCCGCGTGGCCGAGGCGGTTAAACGAATGGGATTGCGGTATGTGGTGCTGACCTCGGTTGACCGGGACGATCTTGCCGATGGCGGCACGGAGCATTTTGCACGCACTATCCAGCTGATCAAGGAGCAGGACCCGAACGTTCTGGTGGAACCCTTGATCCCTGATTTCGGTGTAGGGGCACGGCATGCCGTGCCCTCCCGTCTCAAAAAGATAATTGACGCGAAACCTGACGTTATCGCCCACAACCTTGAGACAGTGGAGCGGTTGACGCCTCATGTAAGGGATCGCAGGTCAAGTTACACATTATCGTTAGATGTATTGAAAACCTTGAAAGAACTTGAACGTGGTACCATGACCAAATCAGGAATAATGGTAGGATTGGGCGAGACCGACGATGAAGTCTACCAGGCGCTTCAGGATATGCGGGGAGTAGGGGTAGAGATCGTAACCATCGGCCAGTACCTGCAGCCTACCAAGAGGCATCTGGAGGTTCAAAGATTCGTCACTCCGGAGCAGTTCGCCGAGTATGAGCGGAGAGCGTTGGAGATGGGCTTTTTATCTGCAGCCTGCGCGCCCCTGGTTCGTTCCTCCTATCATGCTGCAGAAGCTGCCTCAATCATACGAAATCGCAAGAGGATAAGGGATGAAAAACCTACTTAATTATTCTTCTTGGGGTCCCCGCGACGGTGCAAAGCAACGGCGTGGGGTGAATTCATCATATCATGCAGCGGATGTTGCCGTTCTTATAAGGAATCGTAGTTCTCGTAGGGGCCGGTCTTTAGACCGGCCCGGATATGGAGATTAATATAGCGGGCCGACCTGAAGGTCGGCCCCTACGTTCTCCACTCAGGTAGGTGGGTGATAACCGCATAACCACCACACTCAAGATTATGCCCCATATGAGATCGCCCCCCTCCCTTTGGTCGCTTGCACCCCCTTCGGGTGGTCGCGATGACAATTAGGCGGGCTTTCTTTTTCCCCTCCCCCTACCCCCTCCACCAAGGGAGGGGGATTTTATTCCTCCCCCTTGATGGCGTCAGTGCCCCCGTCGGGTAGGGAGGTGACCTCTGCGAAACAGAGGTCGGAGGAGGTGAATAAAATGCGGGCTACTCGCAATGACAAACAAAACGGGCCGACCTTCAGGTCGGCCCCTACGAGCTTGTACTCCTAGTCGGATTGACCTTTCCCAGGTGGACACAGCTCGTTAAATATCCAACCAAGGTCCATTACGTCAAGCTCTCCGCTCAGGTCAAGGTCGGTGCTGTCCAGGGTGCCTCGACATTCGTGGCATTCATAGACGAGCTTCAGGAACTTGCCCCCCACCAGTCGGGGAACCTCGTTTCGCCTTTCTTTACCATACCAAGTGAATACATCCCGGCCACCTTTAGCACTATTGCACCTTCGGCAACACAAAACAAGGTTATGTATTTCGTGAGTTCAATAATGAAGTGCAACACCTTGGAAAGCGAGAGGGATTTCGTTATTCTGAGGATGTATGCACTCAATCTACCGACATCTTGGACTGGAGGAGCGTGAGGTGACAGCGTGCCCCTTGAGCGCTTTATGCGCTCATAGGGTATAGAGAATATGCTTAGAGATGGGCGATCCATACGCGAGATGGCGCAGGTTTTAGGAAGGAACGCCTCCAGCATCTCGCGGGAGCTACGGCGCAACCGCTCACCAGTCCACGCGAGTTACCTTGATCATCGCGCCCAGGAGCGTGCGGATAGACGCAGGTCAAACGCAAGCCGCAGGATGCGATTGAAGAGTGATAAGATCAGGGATTACGTGGTGTCCAAGCTCAACCAAGACTCCTCGCCAGAGCAGATAGCTGGAAGGATCGAGATAGATTGGCCTGGTCTATCTATCAGCCACGAGGCTATCTATCAATACGTCTACCATCCTTCCACCCCCAACCGAGGAGAGCTCATCGGTTGTCTGAGGCGTTCTCACAAGAGACGCAAGAGGAAGGGTAGGGCACCAGACAAGCATAGGTCTAAGATAACGGGTAGGGTGGGCATAGAACAAAGACCATTTGAAGTCGAGACCAGAGCCAGGTTTGGGGACTGGGAGGCAGACACCTTGATCTCACGCCGGAGCAGGGCGGCTATATTAACCATGGTAGAACGCTCAAGCAGGTTGGTTCAGCTTGAAAAGTTGGATGCTAAGACCTCTACTCTGACATCTCAAGCTATCATCAGCCGCCTGCTGTGCTTTCCCAGAGACTCCAGGCATACTATCACCTTCGACAATGGCCCGGAGAATGCTGAGCATGAAGGAGTCTCCCAATCCACAGGCATAAGCTGCTTCTTCTGCGAACCTTACTCTTCGTGGCAGCGAGGAACCAATGAGCACACCAACGGACTGGTAAGGCAATACTTGCCAAAGAAGACCGACTTCGCTATAATCAGTAGTGAGGAAATCAAGTTGATAGAGTCAAGGTTAAACAACAGGCCCAGGAAATGCCTGGGCTTTAAAACCCCACTCGAAGTCGCTAACATATGTGTTGCACTTCAACGTTGAATGTAGGTTTCATTAATTTTGCAATCCGGAGGAGCATTAATCTTCTGTGGAATTATATGATCCCAAGTTAAATCCTCGGTGGCGTCGCAGTAAGAACACCTTTTTTCTTCAAACATCTTCTGATCTTCCCGAACGACATCCGACCACTTCTTCCGCCCCATTTGCAAGTCCTTGAATGTTTTCATGATAAACCCGTATTGCCCTTCCATCCCAGCAGATCGAGCGATCAACTTCGCATACTGCCAGAAGATAAGATCCCGGACAGTCTTTACAGCTTTAGGCGGCATAGATTCCTCCTCGTGACATACCACTATATCCGCAACCGCAAGCTTGTCAACTCTTCTTCTCCCCCCCTCTTCCCTGAAAGGCTTCAAGCACCTTGACCAATCCACACAAAGCCCTATAATTCAGAACGTGGGACAAGCTGAATCCCATGTAAGGAGGAGTTAAATGAGTAACACCTTTGGCTCAACCGATGAGCTGCTCGATTTTGCGATCGCTAAGGAAGAAGAGGCCAACCAATTCTATACCAACCTGGCGACACGGGTAGAGAAATCCCCCATGCGCGAGGTATTCGAACGCTTCGCCGCCGAAGAGCTCAAACACAAGGCCAGGCTGGAGGCGATCAAACATGGTAAGCTGCTCTTATCCGCAGAACAAAAGGTTGCCAATCTCAAGATCGCCGACTATCTTGTGGAGATCAAGCCAGAACCCGACGAAACCCTTGACTATCAGAAAACCCTGATGATCGCGATGCAACGCGAAAAGGCATCATTCAAACTCTATACCGACCTGGCCGCGATAACCGACAACGCGGAACTGCAGGAGACGCTCTTGGGCCTTGCGCAGGAGGAGGCAAAACATAAGTTGCGCTTTGAGATCGAATACGACGAGCACATCCTGACCGAGAACTAACGCTTCAGGTTATCTCTCGTATGTAGGAGACAGGAGGATAGGAGAGGCAAAAAACCTCAAATCCAAGGAGGATTTTGATGGCAGACAACGAAACGAAGGTAATTGAAGCCTTTAAGAAAGCAGGCGAACCCTTAAAGGCCGGACAGGTGGTAGAGGCCACAGACATCGATGCCAAGGAAGTGGGCAAGATCATCAAGAAACTCGCAAAGGAAGGCAAGCTTATCTCCCCGAAGCGCTGTTACTACGGACTCCCCTGATGCTGCTTGTAAAATTATCAGGCACGCTGAAGCGCCCTCTTTACCTTTTACTTCCCCAGACCCGCCGTTAAAGGAGTGGAAAGGAAAATAGAGCAAATGGCAAGCATAAATGGAACAAAAACCGAACGCAATCTCTTGACCGCGTTTGCCGGCGAGTCGCAGGCCCGCAACCGATACACCTACTTTGCGAGCAAGGCACGCAAGGAAGGCTATGTTCAGATAGCCGACATCTTTGCCGAAACCGCCAATCAGGAACGCGAACACGCCAAACGTCTCTTCAAGTTCCTCGAGGGCGGCGAGGTGGAGATAGCCGCAGCATTTCCCGCAGGCGTAATCGGGACGACGCCTGAGAACCTTAAGGCCGCAGCCGCAGGCGAGAACTACGAGTGGACCGAGATGTACCCCGGTTTCGCCAAGCTGGCCCGCGAGGAAGGCTTTGAGGGGATCGCAGCGGTTTTCGAGGCGATCTCGGTTGCCGAAAAACAGCACGAGAAGCGCTACAATGACCTTCTGGCCAACATCGAGGCGGGCAGGGTCTTCAAACGAGATAAACCGGTGATCTGGCGGTGCCGCAACTGCGGCTACCTGCACGAAGGCACCGAAGCCCCACAAGAATGTCCAGCCTGCGCCCATCCCCAGGCCCACTTCGAGATACTTGGTGAAAACTGGTAACCCGTAACACCGTAACACGCCTCCACTCCCACGGGGATTTCGCTTCTAACAAAACCATAGTATCAAGGGTGCATTGATGGTGCGCCCTTCCTTTTTGTTACCTTGACAACCCACCACTCTGAGGTTATCCTGAGCAAACAAGGAGGCAGCATGCGTAAGATAATTATTCTGATCCTTCTAGGAGCGGCTATAGCCGCCGCCGATCCATTCAACACCGTCACCGCCTACACCCTACCCCCTCAGATTGGCTACATCGGGCCGAACGTGCCGGTTACGATACCCCTAGAAGAAGGAGGAGACATCTCCATCGCCCCGGTCCTTTGGGCAGGCTATGGAATCTTCCCTCGGTTCGATATGACCTTGATGATCCCGGCCAGTATCTACGAGGGCGAGTTCAATCTGGGCGACGCAATGCTTGAGTGGCGTTACGAGCTGATCTCCTATGAGATGTTAAGCGTCTCGCCGGTGTTCGATGTATTCATACCCATGTATTCCGGTGGTTCGTTGAGCTTTGGCCCAGGGGTGATGGCAAGCGCTGGGTTTCCCGCCCTGCAGTTACATGCGAATCTCTTCTACACTACTGACTT is part of the candidate division TA06 bacterium B3_TA06 genome and harbors:
- the lipB gene encoding lipoyl(octanoyl) transferase gives rise to the protein MEKGFFADLGRMRYKPAWNFQLKLWQMRADEQIPNTLIFVEHEHVITRGKSADDKNLLYSEEELAKRGVDLHSVERGGDFTYHGPGQLVGYPIFHIKKGLAGIRPLVRNVENAVSQAMETFGITSKGSMEIPEKYPVGVWVGCEKLAAIGIAVKKWVSFHGFALNVSTDLDMFKLIIPCGLTNKVVTSMEKILGQKPGFKRVKNEVKKAFSETFEIEFEERKMEDFA
- the lipA gene encoding lipoyl synthase; amino-acid sequence: MRKPDWLRVKLPGHGEYRDVDKILKDLDLHTVCRSARCPNIADCWGKRTVTIMILGDVCTRSCRFCAVTPGNPGGYVDETEPGRVAEAVKRMGLRYVVLTSVDRDDLADGGTEHFARTIQLIKEQDPNVLVEPLIPDFGVGARHAVPSRLKKIIDAKPDVIAHNLETVERLTPHVRDRRSSYTLSLDVLKTLKELERGTMTKSGIMVGLGETDDEVYQALQDMRGVGVEIVTIGQYLQPTKRHLEVQRFVTPEQFAEYERRALEMGFLSAACAPLVRSSYHAAEAASIIRNRKRIRDEKPT
- a CDS encoding IS30 family transposase codes for the protein MLRDGRSIREMAQVLGRNASSISRELRRNRSPVHASYLDHRAQERADRRRSNASRRMRLKSDKIRDYVVSKLNQDSSPEQIAGRIEIDWPGLSISHEAIYQYVYHPSTPNRGELIGCLRRSHKRRKRKGRAPDKHRSKITGRVGIEQRPFEVETRARFGDWEADTLISRRSRAAILTMVERSSRLVQLEKLDAKTSTLTSQAIISRLLCFPRDSRHTITFDNGPENAEHEGVSQSTGISCFFCEPYSSWQRGTNEHTNGLVRQYLPKKTDFAIISSEEIKLIESRLNNRPRKCLGFKTPLEVANICVALQR
- a CDS encoding rubrerythrin, whose amino-acid sequence is MSNTFGSTDELLDFAIAKEEEANQFYTNLATRVEKSPMREVFERFAAEELKHKARLEAIKHGKLLLSAEQKVANLKIADYLVEIKPEPDETLDYQKTLMIAMQREKASFKLYTDLAAITDNAELQETLLGLAQEEAKHKLRFEIEYDEHILTEN
- a CDS encoding transcriptional regulator is translated as MADNETKVIEAFKKAGEPLKAGQVVEATDIDAKEVGKIIKKLAKEGKLISPKRCYYGLP
- a CDS encoding rubrerythrin family protein, with amino-acid sequence MASINGTKTERNLLTAFAGESQARNRYTYFASKARKEGYVQIADIFAETANQEREHAKRLFKFLEGGEVEIAAAFPAGVIGTTPENLKAAAAGENYEWTEMYPGFAKLAREEGFEGIAAVFEAISVAEKQHEKRYNDLLANIEAGRVFKRDKPVIWRCRNCGYLHEGTEAPQECPACAHPQAHFEILGENW